In Acetoanaerobium noterae, a single genomic region encodes these proteins:
- a CDS encoding SigB/SigF/SigG family RNA polymerase sigma factor, giving the protein MGDIAQKKAKSSKSSQKPYAGSAKYKDITDKELFLIYSENKDIELRNELVKRHLYIAEILSKKFLNKGIEYEDIYQVASLGLIFAIERFDVSKGFEFSSFATPTIIGEIKKYFRDKGWSIRVPRRIQELSKKVNTAKSYLQQELHRVPKIEDIAKYLDCTEEEVLEAIEASHVYKPKSLDLSYDNEGDDKDILLLDLVGDDDKSFNMIENKDFIENALSKLNEIETKIIKDRFFKNKTQMHVANDLGVSQMTVSRMEKKILAKLKKDYEKSLY; this is encoded by the coding sequence ATGGGAGATATTGCTCAAAAAAAGGCAAAGTCATCTAAGTCTTCCCAAAAGCCATATGCAGGCTCAGCAAAATATAAGGATATTACAGATAAAGAATTATTTCTCATATATAGCGAGAACAAGGATATAGAATTGAGAAATGAGCTAGTAAAAAGACATTTATATATTGCGGAGATTCTGTCCAAAAAGTTTTTAAATAAGGGAATAGAATATGAAGATATCTATCAAGTTGCTTCACTTGGTTTGATATTTGCCATTGAACGTTTCGATGTAAGTAAAGGTTTTGAATTTTCAAGCTTTGCTACGCCTACAATTATCGGAGAAATAAAAAAATATTTTAGAGATAAAGGTTGGTCTATTAGAGTTCCTAGAAGAATTCAAGAGCTTTCAAAAAAAGTAAATACAGCTAAATCCTATCTCCAACAAGAACTTCATAGAGTTCCCAAAATTGAAGATATTGCTAAATATTTAGATTGTACGGAAGAAGAAGTACTAGAGGCTATTGAAGCTTCTCATGTATACAAACCAAAATCACTTGACCTTTCCTATGATAATGAAGGTGATGACAAAGATATTTTACTATTAGATTTAGTTGGAGATGACGATAAAAGCTTTAATATGATAGAAAACAAGGATTTTATTGAAAATGCGTTATCTAAACTCAATGAAATTGAAACAAAAATAATTAAAGATAGATTTTTTAAGAATAAAACTCAAATGCATGTAGCTAATGATTTAGGTGTTTCTCAGATGACAGTTTCGAGAATGGAGAAAAAAATATTAGCTAAGCTTAAAAAGGATTATGAAAAATCTCTCTATTAA
- a CDS encoding YtxH domain-containing protein has product MSKQSKAGMFLLGGILGAAAGLLFAPKKGVELRENLFEKTMDILTDSQGVKEDICSWISNFRHDEDIERPEEEIIISKDFTYKEEPPVDINLDINKETN; this is encoded by the coding sequence ATGTCAAAACAAAGTAAAGCGGGGATGTTTTTACTTGGAGGTATACTAGGAGCTGCAGCAGGTTTATTATTTGCCCCGAAAAAAGGCGTTGAGCTCAGAGAAAACTTGTTTGAAAAAACTATGGATATATTAACGGATTCACAAGGAGTAAAAGAAGATATATGCAGCTGGATTTCTAATTTTCGTCATGATGAGGATATAGAAAGACCAGAAGAAGAAATAATAATTTCTAAGGATTTCACTTATAAAGAAGAGCCTCCAGTTGATATAAATTTAGACATAAATAAAGAAACTAATTAA
- a CDS encoding STAS domain-containing protein, whose translation MSVVINSSFDAEKKIWNLKLGGEIDIYTSNNFKEELQKIYLSEETGDVYIDASDLEYIDSTGLGVLIGALKRLKQKDKDIYIRETKPNVKKIFNITGLDKIFKLEG comes from the coding sequence ATGTCTGTAGTAATTAATAGCAGCTTTGACGCAGAAAAGAAAATATGGAATTTAAAGCTAGGTGGAGAAATAGATATCTATACCTCAAACAACTTTAAAGAAGAACTTCAAAAAATCTATCTTTCTGAAGAAACAGGCGATGTATATATAGACGCATCTGATTTAGAATACATAGATTCCACAGGGCTAGGAGTCTTGATAGGTGCACTTAAGAGATTAAAGCAAAAAGACAAGGATATATATATAAGAGAAACTAAGCCAAACGTTAAGAAAATTTTTAATATAACAGGACTAGATAAAATTTTTAAGTTGGAGGGATAG
- a CDS encoding ATP-binding protein, translated as MALPSKPEYVGVVRLTVSAIANRMGFNIEEIEDIKVAVAEACTNAIKHGLNQDFNVCFDIFEEKITVSIKDNGKGYNTDALNEPDLEDPKEEGGLGIFIIKSLMDEVTLKSSVGQGTEIKMIKFLGDGN; from the coding sequence ATGGCGCTTCCTAGCAAGCCTGAATATGTAGGGGTTGTAAGACTTACAGTATCTGCTATAGCAAATCGCATGGGATTTAATATAGAAGAGATAGAAGATATTAAGGTTGCTGTTGCAGAAGCCTGTACAAATGCTATCAAGCATGGATTAAATCAAGATTTTAACGTATGCTTTGATATTTTTGAGGAAAAAATTACTGTATCAATTAAGGATAATGGTAAAGGTTATAATACAGACGCTTTAAACGAGCCAGATTTAGAAGATCCAAAGGAAGAAGGAGGCTTGGGAATATTCATCATTAAGAGCTTGATGGATGAGGTTACATTAAAATCAAGTGTAGGCCAAGGGACAGAAATTAAAATGATAAAATTCCTAGGAGATGGTAATTAA